The following coding sequences are from one Saccharomyces cerevisiae S288C chromosome VI, complete sequence window:
- the EPL1 gene encoding Epl1p (Subunit of NuA4, an essential histone H4/H2A acetyltransferase complex; conserved region at N-terminus is essential for interaction with the NPC (nucleosome core particle); required for autophagy; homologous to Drosophila Enhancer of Polycomb; coding sequence contains length polymorphisms in different strains), which produces MPTPSNAIEINDGSHKSGRSTRRSGSRSAHDDGLDSFSKGDSGAGASAGSSNSRFRHRKISVKQHLKIYLPNDLKHLDKDELQQREVVEIETGVEKNEEKEVHLHRILQMGSGHTKHKDYIPTPDASMTWNEYDKFYTGSFQETTSYIKFSATVEDCCGTNYNMDERDETFLNEQVNKGSSDILTEDEFEILCSSFEHAIHERQPFLSMDPESILSFEELKPTLIKSDMADFNLRNQLNHEINSHKTHFITQFDPVSQMNTRPLIQLIEKFGSKIYDYWRERKIEVNGYEIFPQLKFERPGEKEEIDPYVCFRRREVRHPRKTRRIDILNSQRLRALHQELKNAKDLALLVAKRENVSLNWINDELKIFDQRVKIKNLKRSLNISGEDDDLINHKRKRPTIVTVEQREAELRKAELKRAAAAAAAAKAKNNKRNNQLEDKSSRLTKQQQQQLLQQQQQQQQNALKTENGKQLANASSSSTSQPITSHVYVKLPSSKIPDIVLEDVDALLNSKEKNARKFVQEKMEKRKIEDADVFFNLTDDPFNPVFDMSLPKNFSTSNVPFASIASSKFQIDRSFYSSHLPEYLKGISDDIRIYDSNGRSRNKDNYNLDTKRIKKTELYDPFQENLEIHSREYPIKFRKRVGRSNIKYVDRMPNFTTSSTKSACSLMDFVDFDSIEKEQYSREGSNDTDSINVYDSKYDEFVRLYDKWKYDSPQNEYGIKFSDEPARLNQISNDTQVIRFGTMLGTKSYEQLREATIKYRRDYITRLKQKHIQHLQQQQQQQQQQQQQAQQQKQKSQNNNSNSSNSLKKLNDSLINSEAKQNSSITQKNSS; this is translated from the coding sequence ATGCCGACACCTTCAAACGCTATAGAGATCAATGACGGTTCGCATAAATCTGGTAGAAGCACTAGGCGGTCTGGATCTAGGAGTGCGCACGATGACGGTCTAGATTCATTCTCAAAAGGCGATTCAGGTGCTGGAGCCAGTGCTGGTAGCAGTAATAGTCGATTTAGACATCGAAAAATATCTGTGAAGCAACATCTTAAGATATATCTGCCTAACGATCTGAAACACCTGGATAAAGATGAATTGCAACAGAGAGAGGTGGTTGAGATCGAAACTGGtgtagaaaaaaatgaagaaaaggaggTCCATTTGCATCGAATATTACAAATGGGTTCTGGTCATACAAAGCACAAAGACTATATTCCGACCCCGGATGCTTCTATGACTTGGAATGAATATGATAAGTTTTATACGGGCAGTTTCCAGGAGACCACCAGCtacatcaaattttctgCCACTGTGGAGGATTGCTGTGGTACCAACTACAATATGGATGAAAGAGATGAGACCTTTTTAAATGAACAAGTCAACAAAGGTTCATCAGACATTTTAACTGAAGACGAATTTGAAATACTTTGTTCCAGTTTTGAACATGCTATTCACGAGCGTCAACCATTCTTGAGTATGGATCCGGAAAGTATActttcttttgaagaattgaagcCCACATTAATAAAATCAGATATGGCTGATTTCAATCTAAGAAACCAGCTGAATCATGAAATAAATTCTCATAAAACACATTTTATCACACAATTCGACCCCGTATCTCAAATGAATACGAGACCTTTAATTCAGCTGATAGAGAAGTTCGGCTCTAAAATTTATGATTATTggagagaaagaaaaattgaagttaACGGGTACGAAATTTTTCCGCAGCTGAAATTTGAAAGGCCGggtgaaaaagaagagattgATCCCTACGTCTGtttcagaagaagagaagtGAGACATCCGCGGAAAACAAGACGTATAGATATCTTAAACAGTCAGCGTTTAAGGGCGTTGCAtcaagaattgaaaaacgCGAAGGACTTGGCCCTGCTTGTTGCTAAACGTGAGAACGTTTCCCTAAATTGGATTAATGATgaattaaaaatattcgATCAAAGGGTAAAAATtaagaatttgaaaagatctTTGAACATTAGTGGAGAAGACGATGACTTGATTAACCACAAGAGAAAACGCCCCACGATTGTTACGGTCGAACAAAGGGAAGCTGAACTAAGGAAAGCTGAACTTAAGAGAGCAGCTGCTGCAGCAGCGGCAGCGAAGGCAAAGAACAATAAAAGGAATAACCAACTTGAAGACAAATCTTCTAGGCTCACCaagcagcaacagcagcaactgttacagcaacaacaacaacaacagcaaaatGCCCTTAAGACTGAAAACGGAAAGCAACTCGCGAATGcatcctcttcttcaacatcaCAGCCAATTACGTCTCATGTTTATGTCAAACTACCATCTTCCAAAATTCCTGACATTGTATTGGAAGACGTGGATGCTCTATTGAacagcaaagaaaaaaatgcaagaaAGTTCGTTCAGGAAAAGATGGAGAAACGGAAAATTGAAGACGCAGATGTCTTTTTCAACTTAACGGACGATCCCTTTAATCCTGTATTTGACATGTCGTTGCctaaaaatttttcgaCTAGTAATGTTCCCTTTGCATCTATCGCGTCATCCAAGTTTCAGATAGATAGatctttttattcttcacATTTACCAGAATACTTGAAGGGGATATCTGATGACATCAGAATATATGATTCAAATGGCCGTTCGAGAAACAAAGATAATTACAACTTGGATACCAaaagaatcaaaaaaactgaaCTGTACGACCCattccaagaaaatttggaaattcATTCGAGAGAGTATCCAATAAAATTCAGGAAGAGAGTTGGTAGATCTAATATTAAGTATGTTGATCGTATGCCAAATTTTACAACATCGTCGACCAAGTCTGCATGTTCTTTAATGGATTTTGTAGATTTCGATTCAATcgaaaaagaacaatatTCAAGAGAAGGTAGTAACGATACTGACTCGATTAATGTTTACGATTCCAAATACGACGAATTTGTCAGACTTTACGACAAGTGGAAGTATGATTCTCCACAAAATGAATATGGGATCAAGTTTTCAGATGAACCGGCAAGACTTAACCAGATTTCAAATGATACTCAGGTGATTAGATTCGGAACAATGTTGGGTACGAAGTCCTACGAACAATTAAGGGAAGCCACCATAAAGTATCGTAGGGACTATATCACCAGACTGAAACAAAAGCATATACAACATttacaacagcaacaacaacagcagcagcagcaacagcagcaagcacaacaacaaaagcaGAAATCACAGAACAATAATTCAAATTCTTCGAACTCcctaaaaaaattaaatgatTCGTTAATCAATTCAGAAGCGAAACAGAACTCTTCTATAACCcagaaaaattcatcatgA
- the BUD27 gene encoding prefoldin-like protein (Unconventional prefoldin protein involved in translation initiation; required for correct assembly of RNAP I, II, and III in an Rpb5p-dependent manner; shuttles between nucleus and cytoplasm; mutants have inappropriate expression of nutrient sensitive genes due to translational derepression of Gcn4p transcription factor; diploid mutants show random budding; mutations affect TOR signaling; ortholog of human URI/RMP), with the protein MDLLAASVESTLKNLQDKRNFLSEQREHYIDIRSRLVRFINDNDDGEEEGEGQGMVFGDIIISTSKIYLSLGYEYYVEKTKEEAITFVDDKLKLMEDAIEQFNLKIEEAKKTLDNLNHMEDGNGIEEDEANNDEDFLPSMEIREELDDEGNVISSSVTPTTKQPSQSNSKKEQTPAVGPKEKGLAKEKKSKSFEENLKGKLLKRNDEVKKKVQPSKVDTENVYTFADLVQQMDQQDELEDGYIETDEINYDYDAFENSNFKVNDNYEEDDEDEDEEEYLNHSIIPGFEAQSSFLQQIQRLRAQKQSQDHEREEGDVNKSLKPILKKSSFAENSDKKQKKKQVGFASSLEIHEVENLKEENKRQMQSFAVPMYETQESTGIANKMTSDEFDGDLFAKMLGVQEADEVHEKYKEELINQERLEGEASRSNRRTRVSRFRKDRASKKENTLSTFKQETTRSVENEVVEKEPVVGDIIEKEPVVGDVIEKEPVVGDVIEKEPAVTDIVEREPAVNDIVERKPVVGDIIEKEPTINDIVEKEPEINSKSEFETPFKKKKLKSLQKPRSSKSMKKKFDPKILENISDDDYDDDDDGNKKLLSNKSKNNTDEQDKFPSKIQEVSRSMAKTGATVGSEPVRITNVDYHALGGNLDDMVKAYSLGLYDDDLEEDPGTIVEKLEDFKEYNKQVELLRDEIRDFQLENKPVTMEEEENDGNVMNDIIEHEFPESYTNDEDEVALHPGRLQEEVAIEYRRLKEATASKWQSSSPAAHTEGELEPIDKFGNPVKTSRFRSQRLHMDSKP; encoded by the coding sequence ATGGATTTGTTAGCGGCCAGCGTAGAAAGTACGttgaaaaatctgcaagatAAGAGAAACTTTCTTTCGGAACAAAGAGAGCACTATATAGATATCAGAAGCCGACTGGTTAGATTTATCaatgacaatgatgatgGCGAAGAAGAAGGCGAAGGCCAAGGGATGGTGTTTGGTGATATCATAATTTCTACGAGTAAGATATATCTAAGTCTAGGCTATGAGTATTACGTTGAAAAGACCAAAGAGGAGGCCATCACGTTTGTTGATGATAAATTAAAACTAATGGAGGACGCCATTGAGCAATTTAACCTGAAGATCGAAGAGGCTAAAAAGACCTTAGACAACTTGAATCACATGGAGGACGGAAATggaattgaagaagacgaagCGAACAACGACGAAGATTTTCTGCCCTCTATGGAGATTAGAGAAGAACTAGATGACGAGGGAAATGTCATAAGTAGTTCCGTTACCCCTACAACAAAGCAACCATCACAATCGAATTccaaaaaagaacagaCACCTGCAGTCGGTCCAAAGGAGAAAGGATTAGCAAAGgagaagaaatcaaagtcattcgaagaaaacttgaaaggaaagttattgaaaaggaacgatgaagtaaagaaaaaagtgcAGCCATCTAAAGTAGATACAGAAAACGTGTATACATTTGCCGACTTGGTCCAACAGATGGACCAACAAGATGAATTGGAGGACGGCTATATTGAAACTGATGAAATAAATTATGATTATGATGCGTTCGAAAActccaatttcaaagtcaATGATAACTATGAAGAGGATGACGAggacgaagatgaagaagagtaTCTAAATCATTCTATTATACCTGGCTTTGAAGCGCAGTCCTCATTTTTACAACAAATTCAACGCCTACGCGCACAAAAGCAATCCCAAGATCATGAGAGGGAAGAAGGTGACGTTAATAAATCATTAAAAcctattttgaaaaagtcTTCTTTTGCTGAGAATTCAGAcaaaaagcagaaaaagaaacaagtCGGGTTTGCATCTTCTCTAGAAATTCACGAAGTCGAAAACTTGAAAGAAGAGAACAAGAGGCAGATGCAATCCTTTGCGGTGCCCATGTATGAAACCCAGGAAAGCACAGGTATCGCTAATAAAATGACATCGGATGAGTTTGATGGTGATTTATTTGCTAAGATGTTGGGTGTCCAAGAGGCCGATGAAGTGcatgaaaaatataaagagGAACTGATAAATCAAGAGAGACTTGAAGGGGAAGCAAGCAGGTCGAATAGAAGAACTAGGGTGTCCAGATTCCGGAAGGATAGAGCttctaaaaaagaaaatacgTTATCAACTTTCAAACAGGAAACGACAAGGTCAGTGGAGAACGAGGTAGTGGAAAAAGAGCCTGTTGTGGGGGATattatagaaaaagaacCTGTTGTGGGGGATGttatagaaaaagaacCTGTTGTGGGGGATGTTATAGAAAAAGAGCCTGCTGTCACCGATATAGTGGAAAGGGAGCCTGCTGTCAACGATATAGTGGAAAGGAAGCCTGTTGTGGGGGATattatagaaaaagaacCTACTATCAACGATATAGTGGAAAAAGAACCGGAAATTAACAGCAAGAGCGAGTTTGAGACTCcttttaaaaagaaaaagctaaaATCACTGCAAAAACCAAGATCATCgaaatcaatgaaaaaaaaatttgatccCAAAATTCTCGAAAATATAAGTGATGACGattatgatgatgatgacgatggTAATAAGAAACTTTTGTCCaacaaaagtaaaaataacacTGATGAGCAAGAtaaatttccttcaaaaatCCAAGAGGTGTCTAGGTCGATGGCTAAGACGGGCGCCACAGTAGGGAGTGAGCCGGTTAGAATTACAAATGTCGATTATCACGCCCTAGGTGGAAACTTGGATGATATGGTCAAGGCATATTCATTGGGGTTATATGACGACGATTTAGAGGAAGATCCAGGAACCATAGTGGAAAAGCTCGAGGATTTCAAAGAATACAATAAGCAGGTGGAGTTGCTGCGTGACGAAATTCGAGACTTTCAACTAGAAAACAAGCCAGTGACGATGGAGGAGGAGGAAAATGATGGCAATGTTATGAATGATATCATTGAGCATGAATTTCCTGAAAGTTACACAAATGACGAGGACGAAGTAGCACTACATCCGGGCCGGCTACAGGAAGAGGTTGCTATAGAGTACAGACGGTTGAAAGAAGCTACCGCGTCGAAATGGCAATCATCATCACCCGCCGCACACACTGAAGGCGAATTGGAGCCTATTGATAAGTTCGGGAACCCGGTCAAGACAAGTCGTTTCCGCTCTCAACGGCTCCATATGGACAGTAAACCATAA
- the FRS2 gene encoding phenylalanine--tRNA ligase subunit alpha (Alpha subunit of cytoplasmic phenylalanyl-tRNA synthetase; forms a tetramer with Frs1p to form active enzyme; evolutionarily distant from mitochondrial phenylalanyl-tRNA synthetase based on protein sequence, but substrate binding is similar) yields the protein MSDFQLEILKKLDELDEIKSTLATFPQHGSQDVLSALNSLKAHNKLEFSKVDTVTYDLTKEGAQILNEGSYEIKLVKLIQELGQLQIKDVMSKLGPQVGKVGQARAFKNGWIAKNASNELELSAKLQNTDLNELTDETQSILAQIKNNSHLDSIDAKILNDLKKRKLIAQGKITDFNVTKGPEFSTDLTKLETDLTSDMVSTNAYKDLKFKPYNFNSQGVQISSGALHPLNKVREEFRQIFFSMGFTEMPSNQYVETGFWNFDALYVPQQHPARDLQDTFYIKDPLTADLPDDKTYMDNIKAVHEQGRFGSIGYRYNWKPEECQKLVLRTHSTAISARMLHDLAKDPKPTRLFSIDRVFRNEAVDATHLAEFHQVEGVLADYNITLGDLIKFMEEFFERMGVTGLRFKPTYNPYTEPSMEIFSWHEGLQKWVEIGNSGMFRPEMLESMGLPKDLRVLGWGLSLERPTMIKYKVQNIRELLGHKVSLDFIETNPAARLDEDLYE from the coding sequence ATGTCTGACTTCCAATTAgaaattctaaaaaaaCTAGATGAATTGGATGAGATCAAGTCCACACTGGCAACTTTCCCTCAGCACGGCTCTCAAGATGTTCTTTCCGCTTTGAACTCTTTGAAAGCCCACAACAAGTTAGAGTTTTCCAAGGTCGACACGGTTACGTATGACTTGACCAAAGAAGGTgctcaaattttgaatgaagGTTCGTACGAAATTAAACTAGTCAAGCTCATCCAAGAGTTGGGTCAACTTCAAATCAAAGATGTGATGTCCAAACTGGGTCCTCAAGTTGGTAAGGTCGGTCAGGCTAGAGCTTTCAAGAACGGCTGGATCGCCAAAAACGCCTCAAACGAGCTTGAACTCTCCGCAAAATTGCAAAATACCGATTTAAATGAGCTTACTGATGAAACGCAATCTATTCTAGCGCAAATCAAGAACAACTCGCATCTGGATAGCATTGACGCCAAGATTTTGAACgacttgaagaaaagaaagttaaTTGCTCAAGGTAAAATCACAGATTTCAACGTTACCAAAGGGCCAGAGTTCTCGACCGACCTCACCAAATTGGAAACCGATCTTACCTCCGACATGGTCTCCACCAATGCATACAAGGACTTGAAGTTCAAGCCTTACAATTTCAATTCTCAAGGTGTGCAAATATCTTCAGGTGCTCTTCACCCCTTAAACAAAGTCAGAGAGGAATTTAgacaaattttcttttccatgGGATTCACAGAGATGCCCTCGAACCAATACGTCGAGACAGGTTTCTGGAACTTCGATGCCCTTTACGTCCCACAACAGCATCCTGCTCGTGACCTGCAAGACACTTTCTACATCAAGGACCCACTAACCGCTGACTTGCCCGATGACAAGACATACATGGACAATATCAAAGCCGTTCACGAACAGGGGAGATTCGGGTCCATCGGTTATCGTTACAACTGGAAGCCAGAAGAATGTCAAAAATTGGTCTTGAGAACTCACTCCACAGCCATCTCTGCCAGAATGCTGCACGATTTGGCCAAAGATCCAAAGCCCACCAGATTGTTTTCTATCGACCGTGTTTTCCGTAACGAAGCAGTTGACGCCACCCATTTGGCCGAATTCCACCAGGTGGAAGGTGTTCTTGCCGACTACAACATTACTCTGGGTGACCTGATCAAGTTCATGGAAGAGTTTTTCGAAAGAATGGGTGTCACCGGTTTGAGATTCAAGCCTACCTACAATCCTTACACCGAGCCATCAATGgaaatcttttcttggCACGAAGGTTTGCAAAAATGGGTCGAAATCGGTAACTCTGGTATGTTCAGACCAGAAATGCTCGAGTCCATGGGTCTACCAAAGGATCTAAGAGTCCTTGGTTGGGGGTTATCCTTGGAAAGACCTACCATGATCAAATATAAGGTTCAAAACATCAGAGAACTGTTAGGTCATAAAGTCTCTTTGGACTTTATCGAAACCAATCCTGCTGCTAGATTGGACGAAGACTTGTACGAATAA
- the GAT1 gene encoding Gat1p (Transcriptional activator of nitrogen catabolite repression genes; contains a GATA-1-type zinc finger DNA-binding motif; activity and localization regulated by nitrogen limitation and Ure2p; different translational starts produce two major and two minor isoforms that are differentially regulated and localized) produces MHVFFPLLFRPSPVLFIACAYIYIDIYIHCTRCTVVNITMSTNRVPNLDPDLNLNKEIWDLYSSAQKILPDSNRILNLSWRLHNRTSFHRINRIMQHSNSIMDFSASPFASGVNAAGPGNNDLDDTDTDNQQFFLSDMNLNGSSVFENVFDDDDDDDDVETHSIVHSDLLNDMDSASQRASHNASGFPNFLDTSCSSSFDDHFIFTNNLPFLNNNSINNNHSHNSSHNNNSPSIANNTNANTNTNTSASTNTNSPLLRRNPSPSIVKPGSRRNSSVRKKKPALKKIKSSTSVQSSATPPSNTSSNPDIKCSNCTTSTTPLWRKDPKGLPLCNACGLFLKLHGVTRPLSLKTDIIKKRQRSSTKINNNITPPPSSSLNPGAAGKKKNYTASVAASKRKNSLNIVAPLKSQDIPIPKIASPSIPQYLRSNTRHHLSSSVPIEAETFSSFRPDMNMTMNMNLHNASTSSFNNEAFWKPLDSAIDHHSGDTNPNSNMNTTPNGNLSLDWLNLNL; encoded by the coding sequence ATGCAcgttttctttcctttgcTTTTCCGCCCTTCCCCTGTTCTGTTCATCGCATgtgcatatatatatatagatatatatatacattgTACACGGTGCACGGTAGTGAACATAACTATGAGCACGAACAGAGTCCCGAACCTCGACCCGGACTTGAATttaaacaaagaaatctGGGACCTGTACTCGAGCGCCCAGAAAATATTGCCCGATTCTAACCGTATTTTGAACCTTTCTTGGCGTTTGCATAACCGCACGTCTTTCCATCGAATTAACCGCATAATGCAACATTCTAACTCTATTATGGACTTCTCCGCCTCGCCCTTTGCCAGCGGCGTGAACGCCGCTGGCCCAGGCAACAACGACCTCGATGACACCGATACTGATAACCAGCAATTCTTCCTTTCAGACATGAACCTCAACGGATCTtctgtttttgaaaatgtgTTTGAcgacgatgacgatgatgatgacgtGGAGACGCACTCCATTGTGCACTCAGACCTGCTCAACGACATGGACAGCGCTTCCCAGCGTGCTTCACATAATGCTTCTGGTTTCCCTAATTTTCTGGACACTTCCTGCTCGTCCTCCTTCGATGACCACTTTATTTTCACCAATAACTTaccatttttaaataataatagcatTAATAATAATCATAGTCATAATAGTAGtcataataataacagtCCCAGCATCGCCAATAATACAAACGCAAACACAAACACAAACACAAGTGCAAGTACAAACACCAATAGTCCTTTACTGAGAAGAAACCCCTCCCCATCTATAGTGAAGCCTGGCTCGCGAAGAAATTCCTCCgtgaggaagaagaaacctgctttgaagaagatcaaGTCTTCCACTTCTGTGCAATCTTCGGCTACTCCGCCTTCGAACACCTCATCCAATCCGGATATAAAATGCTCCAACTGCACAACCTCCACCACTCCGCTGTGGAGGAAGGACCCCAAGGGTCTTCCCCTGTGCAATGCTTGCGGCCTCTTCCTCAAGCTCCACGGCGTCACAAGGCCTCTGTCGTTGAAGACTGACATCATTAAGAAGAGACAGAGGTCGTCTACCAAGATAAACAACAATATAACGCCCCCTCCATCGTCGTCTCTCAATCCGGGAGCAGCagggaaaaagaaaaactatACAGCAAGTGTGGCAGCGTCCAAGAGGAAGAACTCACTGAACATTGTCGCACCTTTGAAGTCTCAGGACATACCCATTCCGAAGATTGCCTCACCTTCCATCCCACAATACCTCCGCTCTAACACTCGCCACCACCTTTCGAGTTCCGTACCCATCGAGGCGGAAACGTTCTCCAGCTTTCGGCCTGATATGAATATGACTATGAACATGAACCTTCACAACGCCTCAACCTCCTCCTTCAACAATGAAGCCTTCTGGAAGCCTTTGGACTCCGCAATAGATCATCATTCTGGAGACACAAATCCAAACTCAAACATGAACACCACTCCAAATGGCAATCTGAGCCTGGATTGGTTGAATCTGAATTTATAG
- the PAU5 gene encoding seripauperin PAU5 (Member of the seripauperin multigene family; encoded mainly in subtelomeric regions; induced during alcoholic fermentation; induced by low temperature and also by anaerobic conditions; negatively regulated by oxygen and repressed by heme): protein MVKLTSIAAGVAAIAAGASAAATTTLSQSDERVNLVELGVYVSDIRAHLAEYYSFQAAHPTETYPVEIAEAVFNYGDFTTMLTGIPADQVTRVITGVPWYSSRLKPAISSALSADGIYTIAN from the coding sequence ATGGTCAAATTAACTTCAATCGCCGCTGGTGTCGCCGCCATTGCCGCTGGTGCCTCCGCTGCAGCAACCACTACACTATCTCAATCTGACGAAAGAGTTAATTTGGTTGAATTAGGTGTCTATGTTTCCGATATCAGAGCTCATTTGGCTGAATACTACTCCTTCCAAGCTGCCCACCCAACTGAAACTTATCCAGTTGAAATTGCAGAAGCTGTTTTCAACTACGGTGATTTCACCACCATGTTGACTGGTATTCCCGCCGACCAAGTTACCAGAGTTATCACTGGTGTTCCATGGTACTCTAGCAGATTAAAGCCAGCTATCTCTAGCGCTCTATCCGCAGACGGTATCTACACTATTGCAAATTAG
- a CDS encoding uncharacterized protein (hypothetical protein; conserved across S. cerevisiae strains; YFL019C is not an essential gene) yields MIVELYSNIIEVRRYTTKDSLCSIFESGSTSHFEINQLQVKRLNLLQNQFASVFTSFHPKDNTKGIHINFFSPVTRITDLQYSFFYTNQILFGTRYLIKMIQNFVTGKVFTRTNQSK; encoded by the coding sequence atgatagttgaaCTTTATTCAAATATCATCGAAGTAAGAAGATATACTACTAAAGACTCCCTTTGCTCTATATTCGAGTCAGGCTCCACCAGTCATTTCGAAATTAACCAGTTACAGGTCAAAAGACTAAACTTACTGCAAAACCAATTTGCTTCTGTTTTCACTTCTTTCCACCCCAAAGATAATACAAAGGGCATACatatcaattttttttcacctgTCACTAGGATAACTGACCTTcaatattcctttttttatacgAATCAGATACTGTTCGGTACACGATATCTAATTAAAATGATTCAAAACTTTGTAACAGGTAAAGTTTTCACTAGAACCAATCAATCCAAGTGA